A single Brassica rapa cultivar Chiifu-401-42 chromosome A04, CAAS_Brap_v3.01, whole genome shotgun sequence DNA region contains:
- the LOC103863243 gene encoding protein trichome birefringence-like 36 produces the protein MATLHTRVFFLISILILSKKASSQLDELWLVGDDDDDPLRALQTRHERREEKCDYSLGKWSYDETYPLYDSNCPYLSSALSCQRNGRPDSYYQKWRWVPKSCSLSRFDALKFLGKMRQKRIMLVGDSIMRNQWESLVCLVQSVLPTHRKKLTYNGPTMSFRSLDFETSIEFCWAPLLVELKKGSDRERVLHLDSIEDNARYWRGVDVLVFDSAHWWTHSQKRSSWDYYKDGNKLYKAMNPMVAYERGLTTWAEWVEINLDPSKTKVIFRTSSPRESGQKCYNQKHPLPSSSEPHVPQQSRVLKKVLMKMKYRVYLHDITTMSAYRRDGHPSVFKRAMGEEEKHHRFAGPLPDCSHWCLPGVPDIWNEMLSSIILTKAA, from the exons ATGGCTACCTTACACACTCGAGTCTTCTTCCTCATTTCTATACTCATACTTAGCAAGAAAGCATCGTCGCAGCTTGATGAGCTATGGCTGGTCggtgacgatgatgatgatccaCTCAGGGCGTTGCAGACAAGGCATGAAAGAAGAGAGGAGAAATGCGATTACTCACTGGGGAAATGGAGCTACGACGAAACGTACCCGCTCTATGACTCAAACTGTCCGTACCTGAGCTCTGCGCTAAGTTGCCAGAGAAATGGAAGGCCTGACTCTTATTACCAAAAATGGAGATGGGTCCCTAAGTCTTGCTCACTTTCAAG GTTTGACGCATTGAAATTTCTGGGGAAAATGAGGCAAAAAAGAATAATGCTGGTAGGAGATTCAATAATGAGGAACCAGTGGGAATCTCTTGTCTGTTTAGTACAGTCTGTGCTTCCCACTCATCGTAAGAAGCTCACTTACAATGGTCCTACAATGTCTTTCCGTTCTCTG GACTTTGAGACATCAATTGAGTTCTGTTGGGCTCCTCTGCTTGTGGAACTCAAGAAAGGAAGTGACCGTGAAAGAGTGTTACATTTGGACTCAATAGAAGACAATGCTAGATATTGGCGAGGTGTTGATGTTCTTGTGTTCGATTCTGCTCACTGGTGGACTCACTCTCAGAAGCGGAGTTC GTGGGACTATTACAAAGATGGGAACAAGCTTTACAAAGCTATGAACCCAATGGTTGCTTATGAGAGAGGACTAACCACATGGGCTGAATGGGTTGAAATTAATCTTGATCCATCCAAAACCAAAGTCATTTTCCGCACAAGCTCACCAAG AGAGAGTGGTCAAAAGTGCTATAACCAGAAACACCCATTGCCTTCTTCTAGCGAACCACACGTTCCTCAACAATCGAGAGTGTTGAAAAAAGTGCTTATGAAAATGAAATACAGAGTGTATTTGCATGACATCACAACAATGTCGGCGTACAGGAGAGACGGGCATCCATCTGTGTTTAAGAGAGCAATGGGCGAGGAAGAGAAGCACCATCGTTTCGCTGGACCTTTGCCAGATTGTAGTCACTGGTGCTTGCCTGGTGTCCCAGATATCTGGAATGAGATGCTTTCTTCAATTATCTTAACCAAAGCTGCATGA